In a single window of the Agrobacterium vitis genome:
- a CDS encoding SDR family oxidoreductase, translating to MVAEKSIIVTGCSSGIGAYCARALKQDGWRVFATVRKAEDLKPLEDDGLEALLMDYRDTASIAALTETVLSRTGGRLDALFNNGAYGQAGAVEDLPTEALREQFETNVFGWHDLTRRIVPVMRAQGSGRIVQCSSILGLIPYRWRGAYTASKFALEGLSLTLRMELDGSGVMVSLIEPGPIESRFTANCLEAIKRNIDVENSVHAADYQRQLARLEGTGPKNRHKLGPDAVYKVLQHALTAKRPRPHYLVTKPAKQGVALKRLMPSDLFYRLMRALD from the coding sequence ATGGTCGCAGAGAAAAGCATTATCGTTACCGGCTGCTCCTCCGGCATTGGAGCCTACTGCGCCCGCGCCCTGAAGCAGGATGGCTGGCGGGTGTTTGCCACCGTACGCAAGGCGGAAGACCTGAAACCGCTTGAGGATGACGGTCTTGAAGCGCTGCTGATGGACTACCGCGACACGGCAAGCATCGCGGCCCTGACTGAAACCGTGTTGTCGCGCACCGGCGGGCGGCTGGACGCGCTGTTCAACAATGGCGCCTATGGCCAGGCAGGTGCGGTCGAAGACCTGCCAACAGAGGCGCTTCGCGAACAGTTCGAGACCAATGTCTTCGGCTGGCACGACCTGACACGGCGGATCGTGCCTGTAATGCGCGCGCAAGGGTCGGGCAGGATCGTGCAATGCTCGTCTATTCTCGGCCTCATCCCCTATCGATGGCGCGGCGCCTATACGGCGTCCAAATTTGCGCTGGAGGGCCTGTCGCTCACCCTGCGGATGGAGCTGGACGGCAGCGGCGTCATGGTCAGCCTGATCGAGCCGGGTCCGATAGAAAGCCGTTTTACCGCCAATTGCCTTGAGGCTATCAAACGCAATATCGACGTGGAAAATTCAGTCCATGCCGCAGATTACCAGCGCCAATTGGCACGCCTTGAAGGCACCGGTCCGAAAAACCGCCACAAGCTTGGACCGGATGCCGTGTATAAAGTGCTGCAACACGCCTTGACCGCGAAGCGTCCCCGACCACATTATCTGGTCACGAAGCCGGCAAAACAGGGCGTCGCACTCAAACGGCTGATGCCGTCCGATCTCTTCTATCGGTTGATGCGGGCGCTGGATTGA
- a CDS encoding electron transfer flavoprotein subunit alpha/FixB family protein, whose amino-acid sequence MAILLLADHDNATISEQTAKTLTAAAKIGGDIHVLVAGAGAKPAADAAAKLSGVSKVLLADSAELGNQLAEPLAALIVSLAPAYDTIITAATSVGKNVAPRVAALLDVAQISEIVEVISVDTFKRPIYAGNAIQTVQSGDAKKVITVRTASFAAAAADGSAAVEAVAAVADPGLSSFVSDALSSSERPELTSAKIIISGGRALGSSEKFKEVILPLADKLGAAVGASRAAVDAGYAPNDWQVGQTGKVVAPQLYIACGISGAIQHLAGMKDSKVIVAINKDEEAPIFQVADYGLVADLFEALPEFEKAL is encoded by the coding sequence ATGGCCATTCTTCTTCTGGCAGATCACGACAACGCAACCATTTCCGAACAGACCGCCAAGACCCTGACGGCAGCGGCCAAGATTGGCGGCGATATCCATGTTCTCGTCGCAGGCGCTGGTGCCAAACCCGCCGCAGACGCCGCCGCCAAACTGTCGGGCGTCTCAAAAGTGCTGCTGGCCGACAGTGCCGAGCTTGGCAATCAACTGGCCGAACCGCTGGCAGCACTGATCGTATCGCTGGCGCCCGCCTACGATACGATCATCACCGCCGCCACCTCGGTCGGCAAGAATGTCGCGCCGCGCGTTGCAGCCTTGCTTGATGTAGCGCAGATCTCGGAAATCGTTGAAGTGATCTCTGTCGACACCTTCAAGCGCCCGATCTATGCCGGCAATGCCATCCAGACGGTCCAGTCGGGCGATGCCAAGAAGGTCATCACCGTGCGCACCGCCTCCTTTGCCGCCGCTGCTGCCGATGGGTCGGCTGCGGTCGAGGCTGTGGCGGCGGTTGCCGATCCCGGCCTGTCCAGCTTTGTCTCGGATGCGCTGTCGTCGTCGGAGCGCCCGGAACTGACATCCGCCAAGATCATCATCTCGGGCGGTCGCGCGCTGGGCTCCTCGGAGAAGTTCAAGGAAGTCATCCTGCCGCTAGCCGACAAGCTGGGGGCTGCTGTCGGCGCCTCGCGCGCCGCCGTCGATGCAGGCTATGCGCCGAACGACTGGCAGGTTGGCCAAACCGGCAAGGTCGTTGCACCGCAGCTCTACATCGCCTGCGGCATTTCCGGCGCAATCCAGCATCTGGCGGGCATGAAGGACAGCAAAGTGATCGTCGCCATCAACAAGGACGAGGAAGCCCCGATCTTCCAGGTCGCAGACTACGGCCTCGTCGCAGACCTGTTTGAGGCCCTGCCGGAGTTTGAAAAGGCGCTTTGA
- a CDS encoding twin transmembrane helix small protein produces the protein MSSFTTILAIIVMGLVALVLVRGLFNMMKGGDANRSNKLMQLRVLLQAIAVVLIMLTLWITGGGR, from the coding sequence ATGTCCTCATTCACCACCATTCTGGCCATTATCGTCATGGGGCTTGTCGCGCTGGTTCTGGTGCGCGGGCTGTTCAACATGATGAAGGGCGGCGATGCCAACCGCTCCAACAAGCTGATGCAATTGCGTGTGCTGCTTCAGGCCATTGCCGTCGTGCTGATCATGCTGACATTGTGGATCACCGGCGGCGGTCGCTAG
- a CDS encoding YihY/virulence factor BrkB family protein, which produces MRSYLGRLYKVAFDAVWHFTEDDGWAMASHVALSILLAVFPFLIFGTALAGLLGANTFAPTAIHFIFDTWPEEIAKPISEQVVQVLTIPRGGLLTISVLAAAYFASNGVEALRTALNRAYRVTETRPWYITRLISLGFVIMGVAAFAVISVLLIAVPIALRFAERQFPLLKDFLALVSNWSVLGTLILLTIGLTISHLWLPADRRRLIDVLPGICLTLLLWLLGALAFAAYLATFANYAATYAGLASVMVVIIFLYMLGVLFLIGAEFNAALMKFSRPRTRSRRMSDRNPHQPTDVEG; this is translated from the coding sequence ATGCGGTCCTATCTGGGCAGGCTTTACAAGGTGGCCTTCGATGCGGTCTGGCATTTTACCGAGGACGATGGTTGGGCGATGGCGAGCCACGTGGCGCTCTCGATCCTGCTGGCCGTGTTTCCCTTCCTGATTTTCGGCACGGCGCTCGCCGGTCTTCTCGGGGCCAATACCTTTGCGCCGACCGCCATCCATTTTATTTTCGACACCTGGCCGGAGGAAATCGCCAAGCCGATTTCCGAGCAGGTGGTGCAGGTGCTGACCATTCCGCGCGGCGGGCTCTTGACGATTTCCGTGCTGGCGGCGGCCTATTTTGCCTCCAACGGGGTTGAAGCGCTGCGCACGGCGCTGAACCGTGCCTACCGGGTCACGGAAACCCGGCCCTGGTATATTACCCGACTTATCAGCCTCGGCTTCGTCATCATGGGGGTTGCCGCCTTCGCTGTGATCAGCGTGCTGCTGATCGCCGTGCCGATCGCGCTACGCTTTGCCGAGCGGCAATTTCCGCTTTTGAAGGATTTTCTGGCGCTGGTCTCGAATTGGAGCGTGCTTGGCACGTTGATCCTGCTGACCATCGGCCTGACGATTTCGCATCTGTGGCTGCCAGCCGACCGGCGCCGCCTGATCGACGTTCTGCCCGGCATCTGCCTGACACTGCTGCTCTGGCTGCTGGGGGCGCTGGCCTTTGCCGCCTATCTCGCCACCTTTGCCAATTACGCCGCCACCTATGCCGGTCTGGCCTCGGTTATGGTGGTGATCATATTTCTCTATATGCTGGGCGTGCTGTTCCTGATCGGGGCGGAATTTAACGCGGCGCTGATGAAGTTTTCCAGGCCGCGCACGCGATCACGGCGAATGTCAGATCGCAATCCCCACCAGCCGACGGATGTCGAGGGGTGA
- a CDS encoding cob(I)yrinic acid a,c-diamide adenosyltransferase — protein sequence MVKLNKIYTRTGDDGTTALVCGPRRFKHDLRVDAYGTIDEANSAIGVARLHTTGDEVLDAMLFRIQNDLFDLGADLATPDTGEKLEWEPLRVVQSQVDRIEQEIDALNAHLEPLKSFVLPAGSPASANLHLARTIARRAERIMVDLMQIPGEAVSAPALKYVNRLSDFLFVAARYANEIGKADVLWVPGKNR from the coding sequence ATGGTAAAACTCAATAAAATCTACACCCGTACCGGCGATGACGGCACCACGGCGCTGGTCTGCGGCCCGCGCCGGTTCAAACACGACCTGCGTGTCGATGCCTATGGCACGATCGATGAGGCCAACAGCGCCATCGGCGTCGCCCGCCTGCATACGACAGGCGATGAGGTGCTGGACGCCATGCTGTTTCGCATCCAGAACGACCTTTTCGATCTTGGGGCCGATCTTGCAACCCCCGATACCGGCGAAAAATTGGAATGGGAGCCCCTGCGCGTCGTCCAGAGCCAGGTGGACAGGATAGAGCAGGAAATCGATGCGCTGAACGCCCATCTCGAACCGCTGAAATCCTTTGTCTTGCCCGCAGGCTCACCAGCCTCCGCCAATCTGCATCTGGCCCGCACCATCGCAAGACGCGCCGAGCGGATCATGGTCGACCTGATGCAAATCCCCGGCGAGGCCGTCTCTGCGCCAGCGCTGAAATATGTCAACCGGCTGTCGGATTTCCTGTTCGTCGCCGCCCGCTATGCCAATGAGATCGGCAAGGCCGATGTCCTCTGGGTGCCGGGGAAAAACCGGTAG
- a CDS encoding electron transfer flavoprotein subunit beta/FixA family protein encodes MKILVPVKRVVDYNVKIRVKPDGSGVELANVKMSMNPFDEISVEEALRLKEAGKAEEVVVVSIGPAKAEETLRTALAMGADRAILVETEDAVEPLAVAKILKGIVEAEAPGLVIVGKQAIDDDSNQTGQMLAALLGWAQATFASKLEIGEGSANVTREVDGGLQTIAVKLPAVVTTDLRLNEPRYASLPNIMKAKKKPLDKKTPADFGVDTTPRLKVLKTEEPGGRKAGIKVKSVAELVDKLKNEAGVL; translated from the coding sequence ATGAAGATTCTCGTGCCCGTCAAGCGCGTCGTGGACTACAACGTGAAGATCCGTGTGAAGCCGGATGGTTCAGGCGTTGAGCTTGCCAATGTGAAGATGTCGATGAACCCGTTCGACGAAATTTCCGTTGAGGAAGCGCTGCGCCTGAAAGAAGCAGGCAAGGCGGAGGAAGTGGTCGTGGTGTCCATCGGTCCAGCCAAGGCCGAGGAAACTTTGCGCACGGCGCTGGCCATGGGCGCAGACCGGGCCATCCTGGTGGAAACCGAGGATGCCGTCGAGCCGCTGGCCGTTGCCAAGATCCTGAAAGGCATCGTCGAAGCCGAGGCCCCGGGCCTGGTTATCGTCGGCAAGCAGGCGATCGACGATGACAGCAACCAGACGGGCCAGATGCTCGCGGCCCTCTTGGGCTGGGCGCAGGCCACCTTTGCCTCCAAGCTGGAGATCGGCGAGGGTTCGGCCAATGTCACCCGCGAAGTCGATGGCGGCTTGCAGACCATTGCCGTCAAACTGCCTGCCGTGGTCACCACCGACCTGCGCCTTAACGAGCCACGCTATGCCTCGCTGCCCAATATCATGAAGGCCAAGAAGAAGCCGCTCGACAAGAAGACGCCTGCCGATTTCGGTGTCGATACCACACCACGTCTCAAGGTGCTGAAGACCGAAGAGCCGGGTGGCCGCAAGGCAGGCATCAAGGTCAAGTCGGTGGCCGAACTGGTCGACAAGCTTAAAAACGAAGCCGGCGTGCTTTGA